One genomic region from Syngnathus typhle isolate RoL2023-S1 ecotype Sweden linkage group LG17, RoL_Styp_1.0, whole genome shotgun sequence encodes:
- the LOC133170517 gene encoding transcription factor Sox-9-B-like yields the protein MNLLDPYLKMSEEQDKCLSDAPSPSMSEDSAGSPCPSGSGSDTENTRPSDMHLLHGADYKKEGEEEKFPVCIRDAVSQVLKGYDWTLVPMPVRVNGSSKNKPHVKRPMNAFMVWAQAARRKLADQYPHLHNAELSKTLGKLWRLLNEAEKRPFVEEAERLRVQHKKDHPDYKYQPRRRKSVKNGQSEPEDGEQTHISPNAIFKALQQADSPASSMGDMHSPGEHSGQSQGPPTPPTTPKTDLPKSDLKREGRPIPEGPGRQLNIDFGAVDIGELSSDVISNMGSFDVDEFDQYLPPHSQAAVVAAAAAQGGYSGGYGVGGSSVASPASAVGAWMSKQQQHSLSTLGGSAAGEQAQQRATQIKTEQLSPSHYGEQQQQGGCSPQHVAYGSFSLQHYSASSYPPITRAHYDYSEHQAGAYYTHSSASGQGSGLYSNFSYMSPSQRPMYTPIADTAGVPSVPPTHSPQHWEQQPIYTQLSRP from the exons ATGAATCTCCTCGACCCTTACCTGAAAATGAGCGAAGAACAGGACAAGTGTCTCTCCGACGCGCCCAGTCCCAGCATGTCCGAGGATTCGGCCGGCTCGCCATGCCCGTCTGGCTCCGGCTCGGACACGGAGAACACTCGGCCGTCCGACATGCACCTCTTGCACGGCGCCGATTACAAGAAGGAGGGCGAAGAGGAGAAATTTCCCGTGTGCATTCGAGACGCCGTGTCCCAGGTGCTTAAAGGCTACGACTGGACACTGGTGCCTATGCCGGTGCGCGTCAACGGCTCGAGTAAGAACAAGCCGCACGTCAAGAGACCCATGAACGCGTTCATGGTTTGGGCTCAGGCTGCACGTCGGAAGCTGGCCGATCAATACCCGCACCTGCACAATGCGGAGCTCAGCAAAACTCTGGGAAAACTTTGGAG GCTGCTCAACGAGGCCGAAAAGAGGCCGTTTGTGGAGGAGGCTGAGCGCCTCAGGGTGCAGCACAAAAAAGACCACCCGGACTACAAGTATCAGCCCAGGCGGAGAAAGTCGGTGAAGAACGGCCAGAGCGAGCCCGAGGACGGCGAGCAGACGCACATCTCGCCCAACGCCATCTTCAAGGCTCTGCAGCAGGCAGACTCGCCCGCCTCCAGCATGGGCGACATGCATTCCCCCGGAGAGCACTCGG GTCAGTCCCAGGGCCCACCCACTCCCCCAACCACCCCAAAAACAGACCTCCCCAAGTCAGACCTGAAGCGTGAGGGACGCCCGATTCCGGAGGGTCCCGGCCGCCAGCTCAATATCGACTTTGGCGCCGTCGacatcggcgagctgagcagcgaCGTCATCTCCAACATGGGCAGCTTCGACGTGGACGAGTTCGACCAGTACCTGCCGCCCCACAGCCAGGcagcggtggtggcggcggcggccgcccaAGGGGGCTACAGCGGGGGCTACGGCGTGGGCGGCTCCTCAGTGGCCTCCCCGGCGAGCGCCGTTGGGGCCTGGATGTCCAAACAGCAGCAGCACTCTCTTAGCACCCTGGGGGGCTCGGCGGCAGGGGAACAGGCTCAACAGCGAGCCACTCAGATCAAGACGGAGCAACTGAGCCCGAGTCACTATGGCGAGCAACAGCAGCAGGGCGGGTGCTCCCCCCAACACGTAGCCTACGGCTCCTTCAGCCTCCAGCACTACAGCGCTTCCTCGTACCCACCCATCACCAGGGCCCATTATGACTACTCGGAGCACCAGGCGGGTGCCTACTACACTCACTCGTCCGCTTCAGGCCAAGGCTCCGGCCTCTACTCCAACTTCAGCTACATGAGCCCCAGCCAGAGGCCCATGTACACCCCCATCGCCGACACCGCCGGGGTGCCCTCGGTGCCGCCCACCCACAGTCCCCAGCACTGGGAGCAGCAGCCCATTTACACCCAGCTGTCCCGGCCGTGA